From a region of the Gemmatimonadaceae bacterium genome:
- a CDS encoding ABC transporter permease: protein MTRIPRVTLKIPRGVRRLFRLPASRDRLLRDMDDEIAAHVAMRVDELRAAGMSEADAEAEARRRFGDTDAFRRHTERRATVRGRQIGVARWIEEFTQDLRAALRQVRRAPVVSAVVMLTLALSIGATTAVFGTVRRLLLEPLPFADGNRIVSLEARKNGDGNFRWDIDPALYRLWSARSRTLDEFAAYTWSDYPVRAAKTDTVAVASVTPSFLPMLRVHPSLGRGFTDDDARRGAPLVAILADSVWQTEFGGNPNAIGRSITVNGKAYAIIGVLPSQVGAPAEREPRPAVWVPLDVSSIGLVQGFARLRSGISSERASQELDAIRRTLPDTGWMKGRRGEARTASDRVEPQQRSAVELLLVAASGLLLIACADVAGLLLMRGWSRRREFAMRQVLGAGRGRLARMLLTESLLLAIPAGAVGVLVAWLGLRPAALGYFVKVPLDTTVLATSAALSIATVLLFGIGPAFLAGERTLDGALKTGGWQPGVGRASGRAHAGLIVAQIALSLMFLAAAGVLTRSFIALVRTPVGYEPKGLIEVSVNRAAPANVKTGRHSTPAERAAANQTLHRAFAAVPGVAEVAIGSIPLTSIVPGPSAVEGPSGIRQADAEIVAGTTVSPDYFRVARMQLARGRGFDASQGANDEVVINESLARLLWPDRDPLGVRLRFGDSPGEWRTVVGIANDAQMPGGRAAEFYKLQMYLSSVDDEESVGPFILRARGDPAMLRTALERAVESAGVGATLARITTAETQLEFAYRGPRVAMFILGAFALIALMLTAVGLFGIIAFAVARRTREIGIRVALGADSAALTRSILGQSLKLAAVGCVFGLAGAYAAARGISALVYRVRPTDPASFGGAIVLMAVVAIMAAVLPVRQALRVDPADTLRSE, encoded by the coding sequence GTGACGCGCATTCCTCGCGTCACGCTCAAGATCCCGCGCGGAGTCCGACGACTCTTCCGCCTCCCGGCCAGTCGCGACCGACTCCTTCGCGACATGGACGATGAAATCGCGGCTCACGTCGCGATGCGAGTCGACGAGCTCCGCGCCGCCGGGATGAGCGAGGCGGACGCCGAAGCCGAAGCGCGGCGCCGGTTTGGCGACACCGACGCGTTTCGTCGTCACACCGAGCGTCGTGCCACCGTGCGCGGGCGGCAGATCGGCGTCGCTCGGTGGATTGAAGAGTTCACCCAGGACCTGCGCGCCGCCCTTCGACAGGTGCGTCGCGCGCCAGTGGTGAGTGCGGTCGTCATGCTCACGCTCGCCCTCAGCATCGGCGCAACCACGGCGGTGTTCGGAACCGTTCGCCGGCTACTGCTCGAGCCGCTCCCGTTTGCCGATGGCAACCGCATCGTGAGCCTCGAGGCGCGGAAGAACGGAGATGGCAATTTCCGCTGGGATATCGACCCGGCACTGTATCGGCTGTGGTCCGCGCGTTCGCGCACGCTCGACGAATTCGCGGCGTACACGTGGTCGGACTACCCCGTCCGCGCAGCGAAGACCGACACGGTGGCCGTAGCTTCGGTCACGCCGTCGTTCCTCCCGATGCTGCGCGTGCATCCGTCTCTCGGACGAGGATTCACAGACGACGACGCGCGCCGCGGCGCTCCCCTCGTCGCGATCCTGGCCGACTCGGTGTGGCAAACGGAATTCGGCGGAAATCCCAACGCCATCGGCCGCTCGATCACCGTGAACGGAAAGGCATACGCGATCATCGGCGTGCTGCCCAGCCAGGTTGGCGCGCCGGCCGAGCGGGAGCCCCGGCCGGCCGTGTGGGTCCCGCTCGACGTCAGCTCGATAGGTCTCGTCCAAGGTTTCGCGCGACTTCGCTCCGGCATCAGCTCCGAGCGAGCATCGCAGGAGCTCGACGCGATCCGGCGTACGCTTCCCGATACCGGATGGATGAAGGGACGGCGAGGAGAAGCGCGGACGGCTTCCGATCGCGTCGAGCCACAACAACGCAGCGCCGTCGAATTGCTCCTCGTTGCTGCCTCCGGACTGCTGCTCATCGCGTGCGCCGACGTCGCCGGACTGCTTCTCATGCGCGGTTGGTCGCGCCGGCGCGAGTTCGCGATGCGGCAAGTGCTCGGCGCAGGGCGGGGAAGACTCGCCCGCATGCTTCTCACCGAGAGCCTGCTGCTCGCCATTCCGGCAGGAGCGGTCGGCGTCCTCGTCGCCTGGCTCGGCTTGCGGCCCGCCGCCCTCGGCTACTTCGTGAAGGTTCCGCTCGACACGACGGTGCTCGCGACGTCCGCGGCCCTCTCGATCGCAACCGTTCTCCTGTTCGGGATCGGACCGGCTTTCCTCGCCGGAGAGCGGACGCTCGACGGCGCGCTCAAGACCGGCGGCTGGCAACCCGGAGTGGGCCGAGCGTCGGGACGTGCACACGCTGGGCTGATCGTCGCACAGATCGCGCTCTCGCTCATGTTCCTCGCCGCCGCGGGCGTGCTCACGCGATCGTTCATCGCCTTGGTGCGAACGCCGGTCGGATACGAGCCGAAGGGACTCATCGAAGTGAGCGTGAACCGCGCCGCGCCGGCGAATGTGAAAACGGGGCGACATTCGACCCCGGCCGAGCGCGCCGCAGCGAATCAGACGCTTCATAGAGCATTCGCCGCTGTGCCGGGCGTGGCCGAGGTGGCGATCGGATCCATACCGCTCACGAGCATCGTTCCCGGTCCGAGTGCAGTCGAGGGCCCGTCGGGTATACGCCAGGCCGACGCGGAAATCGTCGCGGGAACTACGGTGAGCCCGGACTATTTTCGAGTTGCGCGGATGCAGCTCGCTCGCGGACGCGGATTCGACGCGAGCCAGGGCGCTAACGACGAAGTCGTGATCAATGAATCGCTCGCGCGCCTCTTGTGGCCGGATCGCGATCCGCTCGGCGTGCGGCTTCGATTCGGCGACAGTCCGGGCGAGTGGCGCACGGTCGTCGGCATCGCGAACGACGCACAAATGCCCGGCGGACGCGCGGCAGAGTTCTACAAATTGCAGATGTATCTGTCGTCCGTCGACGACGAGGAATCGGTTGGCCCCTTCATTCTGCGGGCGCGCGGCGATCCGGCGATGCTGCGAACGGCGCTCGAGCGTGCCGTCGAGAGCGCGGGCGTAGGTGCAACCCTCGCGAGAATCACTACCGCCGAGACACAGCTCGAATTCGCGTATCGCGGTCCACGCGTCGCCATGTTCATACTCGGCGCATTTGCGCTGATAGCATTGATGCTCACGGCCGTCGGCCTGTTCGGCATCATCGCCTTCGCCGTCGCGCGCCGCACGCGAGAGATCGGCATCCGCGTCGCATTGGGCGCCGATTCTGCGGCGCTGACGCGCTCGATCCTTGGCCAGAGTCTCAAGCTCGCCGCAGTCGGTTGCGTGTTCGGTCTCGCCGGAGCCTACGCCGCGGCTCGGGGCATCTCAGCGCTGGTCTATCGCGTGCGCCCGACCGATCCAGCTTCCTTCGGCGGCGCCATCGTGCTGATGGCGGTCGTCGCAATAATGGCCGCGGTTTTGCCGGTGAGACAAGCGCTCCGCGTGGACCCCGCGGACACTCTTCGATCAGAATAG
- a CDS encoding PadR family transcriptional regulator, with the protein MPRDTSDLLHGTLDLMVLQALSTTPMHGFGLSKWIEQRTSGEMEIVDSALYKALHRLEDDRAIAAEWGVSDNNRRAKYYSLTSRGRKRLDAETATWKRYVLAVSKVLRST; encoded by the coding sequence ATGCCCCGCGACACCAGCGATCTCCTCCACGGCACGCTCGACCTCATGGTCCTCCAAGCGCTCTCCACCACGCCAATGCACGGCTTCGGCCTGAGCAAGTGGATCGAGCAGCGAACGAGCGGGGAAATGGAGATCGTGGACTCGGCGCTCTACAAAGCGCTGCATCGCCTCGAAGACGACCGTGCCATCGCCGCCGAGTGGGGCGTCTCAGATAACAACCGCCGCGCGAAGTACTACTCGCTCACGTCGCGCGGACGAAAACGCCTGGATGCTGAAACGGCGACCTGGAAGCGCTACGTCCTCGCCGTGAGCAAGGTCCTGAGGTCAACGTGA